The following is a genomic window from Thermodesulfobacteriota bacterium.
TGACGCCGAACACCGGTATATTGTACCGCCGGAGCTGATCCACCGTCAGCAGGGTATGGTTGATCATGCCCACCCGGCTGGGGGCCACCACCAGGGCCGGGGCATCGAGCTGCCGGAACAGGTCGATCATGAACTGGCGGTCATTGAGGGGCGCCAGCACGCCGCCGGCGCCTTCGATGATCATATGCGAGATTCCCGGCGGCAAGGGCGGCGGGATGATGCGCGAAAGGTCGATGGTGACGCCTTCCATGGCCGCGGCCAGGTGAGGCGAGACCGGCGCGCGCAGGAGATAAGCCTCCGGCGGGAAATGGCTTTTCCCCAGGCCGGTCTTCTCCCGGACCCACTCCCGGTCGGCCTGACCCTCGGCTCCAC
Proteins encoded in this region:
- the bioD gene encoding dethiobiotin synthase → MTKIDFPHRLIVTGTDTDIGKTVVSAVLTAGLAAIYWKPVQSGAEGQADREWVREKTGLGKSHFPPEAYLLRAPVSPHLAAAMEGVTIDLSRIIPPPLPPGISHMIIEGAGGVLAPLNDRQFMIDLFRQLDAPALVVAPSRVGMINHTLLTVDQLRRYNIPVFGVIMNGPRNGENKKAVERYGRVPVIGEIEPMASVTPEELMRTFDNCFN